GAATCATTGATAGTCTTAACCATACTATCTACGCTTTTTTGGGTAATTTGATTATCATTGTGGCGTGATTCTTCTAGTGTTTTATAGCCCCTTAATTCTGCTGTGATTCTCAAATCTTTACGCACCACATTATAAATATAAGCCAAAAGCTCCAAATTCTCTTTCAAGGTTACACTAAGGGATTTTGCTGCTTCTTTTCTCATCGCTTGATTTTTATCATAAAGAAAGCTTAGAATCTCCTCTTCACTTAATTGTTTACCTTGAAATTCAAACTTCAAGCGACTTAAATGCTCATCAAAAAGGCGTTTGAAGCTATCTACGCCTACAGGTTGCGTTTTAAGCAGTATTTTTTCTTCAGGTAAAGTGAGTTGATGCTTTGCATTTTTAGCCAAAAGCTCCAAATAATAGCTATATTCTTTCACATTGCAAATTAAATCTTTTTTTTGCGATTCTTCTAATGCATTAAATTCCAAATCAAAAAACAATAATTTATCTTGTGCTTTATTAACTTCCATTTCACATTTTGCTAAAAATGCACCCTCTTTCGTATTAGCTGCAAAACATAAGAATGCATAAGTCATTACTCTTGATAGATTCTCACAAATTTTTTCATACCCTTTAATAGCTTGAGAAAAAGAATGGTAATCAAGCGTAGCTAATTGTCCTTTGTATTGTTGCTCAAACTTGACTGCGCGATTAATTTCGCTAAAAAGCGATTCTTCTAATGATTCTTTACTAGAAAAAAGCGGAGTAAGATTCCACAAATCTTGTGAATTACACATAAACTCTCCTAAATATTATTGATTGCATAAATCTGCATAAAATTTAATAATTTTGTCCTTTAAATCTCGCCCAATCTTAATACAAATTCACCCCTTAGAATCTCTTGCATTAAAATCAAACTCATTATTGTAATTTTTCTTTTAAAAGCTCATTTACTCTAGCAGGATTTGCTCCCTTGCTATTTTTCATCACTTGACCGACAAAAAATCCAAAGAGTTTATCTTTGCCACTTTTGTATTCCGCGACTTTATCGGCATTGGCAGATAGCACAGATTCTATAGCACTAAGAATCGCACTATCATCATTAACTTGTGCTAATCCCATAGAATCTATAAGGCTATCTACATCACCGCCTTTTTGCTCCACCAAGACATCTAAAATTTCTTTGCCACTTTTGCCACTAATCTTGGATTCATCAATGCGACACACCAAAGTCGCAAGCGTGCGTGAATCTACCCCACAAGTTTGCAAAGTATTCTCACCTTTTAGACGCCCTAAAAGCTCTGTGGTAAGCCAAGTGAGAGAACCTTTGGCACTTGCACCAAACCCAAGCATAGATTCAAAATATTGTGTTAGCTCTAGGCTAGAGGTAAGCACCCCTGCGTCATAGGGTTTAATGCCAAATTCTCGCACATAGCGCTCTCTTTTTTCATCAGGCATTTCTGGAATCTCTCTCCCCTCTTTCATAAGCACTTCATCAATATATACAGGCAATAAATCTGGATCAGGAAAATAGCGATAATCCGCAGCTTCCTCTTTGCCACGCATAGATCGCGTTATGCCTTTTGCAGTATCAAAAAGACGCGTTTCTTGCACTACTTCGCTTTGATACTTGCCATCTTCCCACGCTTCAATCTGTCGCTCCACTTCGTATTCGATAGCTTTTTGGATAAATTTAAATGAATTAAGATTTTTAATTTCTACGCGCGTATAGAGTTTAGAATCTCCTTTTGGGCGGATAGAAACATTGGCATCACAGCGAAAACTTCCTTCTTGCATATTCGCATCAGAAATATCCAAAAATCGCACGATAGAGTGGAGCTTTTTTAGATATGCAATTGCTTCATCACTGCTACGCATATCTGGCTCACTCACAATCTCCAAAAGCGGCGTGCAAGCGCGGTTTAGATCGACTTTGGAGCAATCGTGTTCGTGGATATTTTTTCCTGCGTCTTCTTCCATATGTGCGCGTGTAACGCCGATGATTTTTTTCTCACCATTGACTTCTATTTCGATATTTCCACGCCCTACAATAGGGATTTCAAATTGACTAATTTGATAGGCTTTTGGTAAATCGGGGTAAAAATAATTTTTGCGTGCAAATACCGAGTTTTGATTAATCTGTGCATTAATAGCGGTGCCAAAAGCAATAGCTTTTTTTACCACTTCTTTATTAAGCACTGGCAATGCACCTGGAAGTCCTAAGCAAGTAGGGCAGACATTGGTATTTGGCTCTGCGCCAAAGCTCGTGGCACACGAACAAAAGATTTTAGTTTTGGTGTTAAGTTGGACATGCACTTCTAGTCCGATGATGGTCTCATAAGCACTCATTAAAATCCTTGATTTTTTAACAAAATTTTATCAATCTTTTGCTTAAAAAAATGGATATTCTTCATTTCTTAATGCGTTTTCCATAAAACTTACAAAAATGTTAAATATCCAAATATTATTTTTGCATTACAATCTCCCATTCACTTGTTCTTTTGGTAAAATTCCCTTTAAATCATAAACGATTGTCTTACCTTTATTGCTAAAATCAAGCTTTTTAAATTCATTATGTGCCACTGCTACAATAACCGCGGCATAATCTTGCATTCTAAAGTCTTTAACTTCTTTTAGTGTCAATCCATATTCATGCTTCACTTCTGCTAAATCAGCCCAAGGATCAAACACTTCAACACAACAATCAAAATCTTTTAATTCCTTAATAATATCTACTACGCGAGAATTACGAATATCAGGACAATTTTCTTTAAAAGTAATCCCTAAAATTGCCACCTTACTACCCACAATTTGATGTGCTTGTTTAATCATTAATTTAATCACTTTATTTGCTACTACAACACCCATATTATCATTAATATGTCGCCCCGCTAGAATCACTTGAGAATGATAACCCAATGATTCTGCTTTATGTGTGAGATAATAAGGATCCACTCCAATACAATGCCCTCCAACAAGCCCTGGACGAAATGGCAAGAAATTCCACTTTGTCCCTGCAGCTTCCAATACATCAAGAGTGTCAATTCCCATTTTATCAAAAATCAAAGAAAGTTCATTTACAAAAGCAATATTAATATCCCTTTGGGAATTCTCAATGACTTTAGCGGCTTCAGCTACCTTAATGCTTGAAGCCTTATGAGTGCCTGCTACAATAATACTCGCATAGAGTGCATTGACTTCTTCAGCAATTTGTGGTGTAGAACCGCTTGTAACTTTTTTAATATTAGGCAATCGATGCTCCTTATCTCCTGGATTAATTCGCTCTGGAGAATATCCACAAAAGAAATCTACATTAAATTTTAATCCACTCTCACGCTCCAAAATTGGCACACAATCTTCTTCGGTGCAACCTGGATAAACCGTGCTTTCATAAATCACAATATCGCCTTTTTTTAGCACTTTACCCACACTACTAGAAGCTTTAAGAAGTGGCGTTAAATC
This portion of the Helicobacter canadensis MIT 98-5491 genome encodes:
- the gatB gene encoding Asp-tRNA(Asn)/Glu-tRNA(Gln) amidotransferase subunit GatB, with the translated sequence MSAYETIIGLEVHVQLNTKTKIFCSCATSFGAEPNTNVCPTCLGLPGALPVLNKEVVKKAIAFGTAINAQINQNSVFARKNYFYPDLPKAYQISQFEIPIVGRGNIEIEVNGEKKIIGVTRAHMEEDAGKNIHEHDCSKVDLNRACTPLLEIVSEPDMRSSDEAIAYLKKLHSIVRFLDISDANMQEGSFRCDANVSIRPKGDSKLYTRVEIKNLNSFKFIQKAIEYEVERQIEAWEDGKYQSEVVQETRLFDTAKGITRSMRGKEEAADYRYFPDPDLLPVYIDEVLMKEGREIPEMPDEKRERYVREFGIKPYDAGVLTSSLELTQYFESMLGFGASAKGSLTWLTTELLGRLKGENTLQTCGVDSRTLATLVCRIDESKISGKSGKEILDVLVEQKGGDVDSLIDSMGLAQVNDDSAILSAIESVLSANADKVAEYKSGKDKLFGFFVGQVMKNSKGANPARVNELLKEKLQ
- the tviB gene encoding Vi polysaccharide biosynthesis UDP-N-acetylglucosamine C-6 dehydrogenase TviB, producing MKTLAVIGLGYVGLPLAVEFGKKYKVIGFDIYQKRIDELKEGYDRTLEVGKEELQSAKGLSYTTNLEDLREAQIYIVTVPTPIDHYNKPDLTPLLKASSSVGKVLKKGDIVIYESTVYPGCTEEDCVPILERESGLKFNVDFFCGYSPERINPGDKEHRLPNIKKVTSGSTPQIAEEVNALYASIIVAGTHKASSIKVAEAAKVIENSQRDINIAFVNELSLIFDKMGIDTLDVLEAAGTKWNFLPFRPGLVGGHCIGVDPYYLTHKAESLGYHSQVILAGRHINDNMGVVVANKVIKLMIKQAHQIVGSKVAILGITFKENCPDIRNSRVVDIIKELKDFDCCVEVFDPWADLAEVKHEYGLTLKEVKDFRMQDYAAVIVAVAHNEFKKLDFSNKGKTIVYDLKGILPKEQVNGRL